The following coding sequences lie in one Xiphias gladius isolate SHS-SW01 ecotype Sanya breed wild chromosome 24, ASM1685928v1, whole genome shotgun sequence genomic window:
- the hoxa1a gene encoding homeobox protein Hox-A1a, whose translation MSSLLDYSVMSGEGGSCSVRAFHSDHGITTFQSCAVTVNNCGADDRFMASRASPDGIPHQPGSYQSPASSLGLAYGAHPACSSGYGPQSFCATYNNYALNQEVDSTAGFPQCGPLMYSGNISSSVVSQHRQGYSAAPLGQLQYAHAAYGGGHEQAAPFSGCSNPLSPLHAAHLEACCSPLSEGASSAQTFDWMKVKRNPPKTGRSGEYGYGGQPNTVRTNFTTKQLTELEKEFHFNKYLTRARRVEIAAALQLNETQVKIWFQNRRMKQKKREKEGLLPAKAPACDKGERIQEKMDDATSEKSISAPSTPSPTSSTVSSTGADPYSSS comes from the exons ATGAGCAGCTTGCTAGACTACTCGGTGATGAGCGGTGAAGGTGGCTCATGCTCTGTCAGGGCTTTCCACTCTGACCACGGGATAACAACTTTCCAGTCCTGCGCGGTTACTGTCAATAACTGCGGGGCGGATGACCGTTTCATGGCGAGCAGGGCTTCCCCTGACGGCATTCCTCACCAGCCGGGGTCATACCAGTCTCCAGCGAGCTCCCTGGGTCTCGCCTACGGGGCCCACCCGGCCTGCAGCTCCGGCTACGGACCCCAAAGTTTCTGTGCTACGTATAACAATTACGCGCTCAACCAGGAAGTAGACTCCACAGCTGGATTTCCCCAGTGCGGCCCACTGATGTACTCCGGTAACATTTCCTCCTCCGTGGTCTCCCAGCATCGCCAAGGTTACAGTGCCGCCCCCCTGGGCCAGCTGCAGTATGCCCACGCTGCCTACGGCGGCGGGCACGAGCAAGCAGCCCCCTTTTCAGGGTGCTCAAACCCGCTGTCACCCCTGCACGCAGCTCACCTGGAGGCTTGCTGTTCACCTCTGTCTGAGGGTGCATCCTCTGCACAGACCTTCGACTGGATGAAAGTCAAGAGGAACCCACCAAAAACAG GCAGGTCAGGGGAGTACGGTTATGGGGGTCAGCCGAACACGGTGCGGACCAACTTCACCACCAAGCAGCTAACGGAGTTGGAGAAGGAGTTTCACTTCAATAAGTACCTGACCCGGGCGCGGCGCGTAGAGATTGCCGCTGCGCTGCAGCTGAACGAGACTCAGGTGAAAATCTGGTTCCAGAACCGGAGGATGAAGCAGAAGAAGCGGGAGAAGGAGGGGCTGCTGCCGGCCAAAGCTCCAGCCTGCGACAAGGGAGAGAGAATTCAAGAGAAGATGGATGATGCAACATCTGAGAAGTCTATCTCAGCCCCCTCTACTCCTTCTCCCACGTCCTCCACGGTGTCTTCCACGGGGGCTGATCCTTACTCCTCCAGTTAA